The Rhodocytophaga rosea genome has a segment encoding these proteins:
- a CDS encoding DUF4199 domain-containing protein: MEPTTATPSTARIALKYGLFIGLGLIIYYLISQLAGLANNPTAGMIGMVISAGILVVGIVYAIKDFKSQNDGFMSYGQGLGLGALASAVSGLISGIFSSIYVSFIDNSAMKQAMDMQRQQMEEKGMDDAQIDQAMAIAEQFSGPGTILVISILTMLFIGFILSLIISAVMKNERNEFV, encoded by the coding sequence ATGGAGCCTACCACTGCTACGCCTTCTACTGCCCGTATCGCTTTAAAATACGGTTTATTTATCGGACTTGGACTTATTATTTATTACTTAATCTCCCAACTCGCCGGACTTGCCAATAATCCTACGGCCGGTATGATTGGTATGGTAATTTCTGCAGGGATTCTTGTTGTAGGAATTGTATATGCCATTAAAGATTTTAAAAGCCAGAATGATGGCTTTATGTCGTATGGACAGGGATTGGGCTTAGGAGCCTTGGCATCTGCTGTATCTGGGTTAATTAGCGGTATCTTTTCTTCTATCTATGTTAGTTTTATCGACAATTCTGCCATGAAGCAGGCAATGGATATGCAACGGCAACAAATGGAAGAAAAAGGAATGGATGATGCTCAGATTGACCAGGCTATGGCGATTGCCGAGCAATTTTCAGGGCCGGGAACGATACTGGTAATCAGTATATTGACTATGTTATTTATCGGATTTATTCTTTCTCTGATTATCTCTGCTGTAATGAAAAATGA
- a CDS encoding DUF4199 domain-containing protein, which translates to MLIKDYTKISLIAGVIAALLVSLYFFVFYWLGKSPLLRMSSYDMAIVCICMAIAMGYYRDKWKAGKMHFWEGILIGLYTNLMATLLSTLIIYVFIAFIEPEVLTGHIADLKNLMIQTRQQVEEGFGKEAYTNTLDRISGTTAVHVAVDVFIKKFLVCLLGTGFLAAILRKN; encoded by the coding sequence ATGCTTATCAAAGATTATACAAAAATATCTCTTATTGCCGGAGTGATAGCTGCGTTGCTGGTATCGCTGTATTTCTTTGTATTTTACTGGCTGGGGAAAAGTCCGTTACTGCGAATGAGTTCGTATGATATGGCTATTGTATGTATTTGTATGGCCATTGCTATGGGCTATTACCGCGACAAATGGAAAGCCGGCAAAATGCATTTCTGGGAAGGAATTTTGATTGGATTGTATACCAACCTGATGGCAACGCTGCTTTCTACCCTTATTATCTACGTTTTTATCGCTTTTATTGAACCTGAAGTACTCACTGGCCATATCGCAGATTTGAAAAATTTAATGATCCAGACCAGACAGCAGGTAGAAGAAGGATTTGGCAAAGAAGCCTATACAAATACGTTAGACAGAATTTCCGGTACAACGGCTGTTCATGTAGCCGTAGATGTATTCATAAAGAAATTTCTCGTCTGCCTGCTGGGTACAGGCTTTCTTGCTGCCATTTTGCGCAAAAATTAA